From one Dehalococcoidia bacterium genomic stretch:
- a CDS encoding lysophospholipase — translation MEHGEGSFRGLQDFNIYYQYWLPDGEPRATLLIAHGYAEHSGRYQNVVRLAVPRGYAVYALDHRGHGRSDGERVQVDSFEDYLTDLKTFFDLVSAAQPGKKVFLIGHSMGAAIATGYAVRHQHELAGLVLSGGGITPKDPARAEAVRAATPPRTGDLASTLSRDPAVIEAYRNDPLVYTGPPPERSAIRAMFSQQLPDLVPEIRLPILIMAGGASPLGDGPRSRALYEDVGSADKTLKLYPTLMHEIFNEPEHPQVIGEMLDWLDAHC, via the coding sequence TTGGAGCACGGCGAAGGAAGCTTCAGGGGACTCCAGGACTTCAATATCTACTACCAGTACTGGCTTCCGGACGGGGAGCCCAGGGCCACGCTCCTCATCGCGCACGGCTACGCGGAGCACAGCGGCCGCTACCAGAACGTAGTCCGCCTCGCCGTGCCGCGGGGATACGCCGTCTACGCCCTGGACCACCGCGGCCACGGACGCTCCGACGGCGAGCGCGTGCAGGTCGACAGCTTCGAGGACTACCTCACCGACCTGAAGACCTTCTTCGACCTCGTGAGCGCGGCGCAGCCCGGCAAGAAGGTGTTCCTGATCGGGCACAGCATGGGCGCCGCAATTGCCACCGGCTACGCGGTCCGGCACCAGCACGAACTCGCAGGCCTGGTGCTCTCCGGCGGCGGCATTACGCCCAAGGATCCGGCGCGGGCGGAAGCGGTGCGCGCCGCGACCCCGCCCCGTACCGGCGACCTGGCGTCCACGCTCAGCCGCGACCCGGCAGTGATCGAGGCCTACCGGAACGACCCCCTGGTGTACACGGGTCCTCCCCCCGAGCGCTCGGCGATCAGGGCAATGTTCAGCCAGCAGCTCCCGGACCTGGTCCCCGAGATAAGGCTCCCGATCCTGATCATGGCCGGCGGAGCCTCGCCGCTGGGCGACGGCCCCCGCAGCAGGGCCCTTTACGAGGACGTGGGCTCCGCCGACAAGACGCTAAAGCTGTATCCCACACTCATGCACGAGATCTTCAATGAGCCCGAGCATCCCCAGGTGATCGGCGAGATGCTCGACTGGCTCGACGCGCACTGCTAG